A window of Candidatus Cloacimonadota bacterium genomic DNA:
ATATTTAGCCCACAGTCCGCTTCATGTGATTGTGGGCTTTTTTTTGTAGACGTAATACGCTTTTCCAAAGCGTGTTTTTCAAGAAACCAATTTTGAGAAACGTAATACGCTTTTCCAAAGCGTGTTTCTCAATGCAATCACAAAAATTTGTCTATGTTTTGCGAAGCTGGGGCTTCGCGAAAAAATGCGTTCCCCATCCGCCAGCTGGCGAATGGGAACGAGATTGGTAGGGCTTGGGAACGAGATTGGCGGGGCTTGGGAACGAGATTGGTTTTTCAAGAAACCAATTTTGAGAAATGTATTACGCTTTTCCAAAGCGTGTTTCTCAATGCAATCACTAAAATTTGCCGGTGTTTTGCGAAGCTGGGGCTTCACGAAAAAATGCGTTCCTCATCCGCCAGCTGGCGGATGGGAACGAGATTGACGCTAAAATTTAGGGTAAATTGGGTGCGAAATTTAAAAACAAAAGATTGAATGTAGGTTGGGAGCCAGTTTATTTCTTGAACAGTTAAACCTGAGGGAACAGATAAATCGAATAATATTTTTCTGCTCAGATAAATCTATTTGTTCAAACTACCATAAAATATTCCAAACCTTTTCCTGAATTTTTATTTCTTATCAATCTTCTCATCTATAAATCTTGACGCAAATTTTGATACCATAAAATCATAAAACAAAAAAACTAATTTCAGGAGCAAACATGATCAAAAGTTTTGATGAATTGATGGATAGAGTAAAATCTTTACCTATAAAAAAAGTTGCAGTTCCAGGTGCAGCGGCAAAGTCGGTAATAAAAGCAGCATGCTTAGCAAAAAAAAATAGAATTGCTGATTTCTTACTCGTTGGGAATGAAAATGAAATACGAAATTTAATTATCGAAGAAGAAAAATCCATGCTCGACAAATTTGATATTATTGACGAATCCGATCCCGTGGAATCAGTAAAAGCAGCTGTCAGGGGAATTCACGAGGGAAGAGCCGATTTGCTTCTAAAAGGAAAAATTACAACCTCCCAACTTATGCGGGGTGTACTCGATAAAAAAAATGGATTAAAAACGGGAAGCATTCTTAGTGATGTATTTATATTCGAATCTCCGGATCGCCTAACACTTATGACAGACGGTGGAGTGGTTTTATATCCTGAGTTAAAAGAAAAAATTGCTCTTATCAATAATTCTGTAAAAGTTGCTCACCATCTTGGGAATCCCGAACCAAAAGTAGCACTTCTCGCTGCCATCGAAGTCCCGAATCCGAAAATGCCCCCGACAATGGATGCTCCGCTTCTTGCCAAGATGAACGAGAGAGGACAGATAAAGGGATGTATAGTGGATGGACCTTTTGCGTTGGATAATGCAATTTCAGAAGCAGCAGCTCAAATCAAAGGGGTGGATTCACCAGTCGCCGGCAAAGCCGATATTCTTATTATGCCAAATATCGAAGCCGGGAATATCTTTGGGAAAGCGATGACATATTATGCTCATTTTCGAGTTGCCCACGTTATTATGGGTGCAAAGGTACCAATTTTGATCACCTCAAGAGCAGATGATGCCGAAACAAAATTACTCTCAATCGCTCTTGGAATTATTTGTGCATAAAGTATCTCAAGCGTCTCCGCTTGAAAATATGTGAAATACATCCGCAAATTTAGCGGT
This region includes:
- a CDS encoding bifunctional enoyl-CoA hydratase/phosphate acetyltransferase, with product MIKSFDELMDRVKSLPIKKVAVPGAAAKSVIKAACLAKKNRIADFLLVGNENEIRNLIIEEEKSMLDKFDIIDESDPVESVKAAVRGIHEGRADLLLKGKITTSQLMRGVLDKKNGLKTGSILSDVFIFESPDRLTLMTDGGVVLYPELKEKIALINNSVKVAHHLGNPEPKVALLAAIEVPNPKMPPTMDAPLLAKMNERGQIKGCIVDGPFALDNAISEAAAQIKGVDSPVAGKADILIMPNIEAGNIFGKAMTYYAHFRVAHVIMGAKVPILITSRADDAETKLLSIALGIICA